From a single Adhaeribacter swui genomic region:
- a CDS encoding alpha-ketoglutarate-dependent dioxygenase AlkB family protein has product MDLFALVPEPDKNLLPQDGIVNYYGKIITNEQADNYLHRLLHHIAWKNDEAHIFGKTFITKRKVAWYGDQSFEYTYSNATKRALPWTPELLELKALAEKETGENFNSCLLNLYHNGTEGMAWHSDGEKDLKKNGAIGSLSFGAERKFSFKHKQTKETVSVLLEHGSLLVMKGATQTNWLHRLPPIKTINQARVNLTFRTIVF; this is encoded by the coding sequence ATGGATTTGTTTGCGCTGGTGCCGGAACCTGATAAAAACTTATTGCCCCAGGACGGCATTGTAAATTATTACGGCAAAATAATAACCAACGAACAGGCAGATAATTATTTGCACCGCTTGTTGCACCACATTGCCTGGAAAAACGACGAAGCCCACATTTTTGGGAAAACGTTTATCACCAAAAGAAAAGTAGCCTGGTACGGCGACCAAAGTTTTGAATATACTTACTCCAACGCTACCAAACGGGCATTGCCCTGGACTCCGGAACTGTTAGAATTAAAAGCATTAGCAGAAAAAGAAACCGGAGAGAATTTTAATTCCTGCTTACTAAACCTGTACCATAATGGCACCGAAGGAATGGCCTGGCACAGCGACGGCGAAAAAGATTTAAAGAAAAATGGGGCTATTGGTTCTTTAAGTTTCGGGGCCGAACGCAAATTCAGTTTTAAACACAAACAAACTAAAGAAACGGTGTCGGTTTTACTGGAACACGGCAGTTTACTTGTCATGAAAGGCGCCACGCAAACCAACTGGCTACACCGGCTGCCTCCCATCAAAACCATAAACCAGGCCAGGGTAAATTTAACTTTCCGGACGATAGTTTTTTAA
- a CDS encoding endonuclease/exonuclease/phosphatase family protein — protein sequence MKKYSFYLLAAVALWAVAFANQLLAMNSVAENPVTAVASKSITLRVMTYNVHHCNPPSKPDFIDIPAIVKAIQAQNPDLVALQEIDVNTQRSGAFNQAEEIAKALNMKFFFGKAIDHGGGDYGVAILSKYPLTETTVHRLPTKPETNGEPRVLTTAKVKLPNNTTIRFGSTHLDAQSDSVNRQLQIAEIARIAATEKLPFIIAGDFNASPESGSIKALDQHFTRTCQTCEPTIPVENPTKAIDFIAYTPAKKFKVIKNTVVPEKYASDHLPVVAEIKLSGK from the coding sequence ATGAAAAAATATAGTTTTTATTTGCTGGCCGCGGTTGCCCTGTGGGCTGTTGCCTTCGCCAATCAGCTATTGGCAATGAATTCCGTTGCTGAAAATCCGGTAACGGCGGTAGCCTCTAAGTCAATAACTCTACGGGTAATGACTTATAATGTACACCATTGTAACCCGCCTTCTAAGCCCGACTTTATAGACATACCGGCTATTGTAAAAGCTATTCAGGCGCAAAACCCGGACTTAGTTGCTTTGCAGGAAATAGATGTAAATACCCAACGCTCCGGGGCATTTAACCAGGCAGAAGAAATAGCTAAAGCGTTAAACATGAAATTCTTTTTTGGGAAAGCCATTGACCATGGTGGCGGCGATTACGGGGTAGCCATTCTCTCGAAATACCCGCTCACCGAAACTACCGTGCACCGCCTGCCTACCAAACCCGAAACCAATGGCGAGCCCCGCGTACTAACCACGGCCAAAGTTAAATTACCCAATAACACGACTATCCGGTTTGGGTCAACGCATTTAGATGCCCAATCAGATTCTGTGAACCGGCAGTTGCAAATTGCCGAAATTGCCCGGATAGCCGCTACCGAAAAACTGCCCTTTATTATTGCCGGCGACTTTAACGCTTCGCCGGAATCGGGGAGTATTAAAGCCCTGGACCAACATTTTACCCGAACTTGCCAAACCTGCGAACCTACTATTCCGGTAGAGAACCCCACCAAAGCCATTGATTTTATTGCTTACACCCCAGCCAAGAAGTTTAAAGTGATAAAAAACACGGTAGTACCCGAAAAATACGCTTCCGATCATTTGCCCGTAGTGGCGGAGATAAAACTTTCTGGTAAATAG
- a CDS encoding PQQ-dependent sugar dehydrogenase — translation MKRNLGRAAQLVAALACVVVLSAYHHQGKTVKIKKSKEAVALQLPTGFKATVVADDLGAVRHLVVTKQGDLYVKLTKLKDGKGLYHLRDTDKDGYLDQQTGIGNYPGTGIALQNNYLYSASNTGVYRYLLNAKQEILKPEQPESIVQGLVAKTRDVSKSITLDKQGNLYVTVGSYSDACRQEGSGKGQMPCPLLDSVGGIWQFKTDKPNQSYGNAVHYATGLKNVVGLDWNSNTNSLFALQHGRGAMHDLFPQYYTPEQDAILPAETLYELPKGADGGWPYIYYDHQKKQKMLAPEYGGDGQKTGGETALDPLVAFPAHLAPNALLFYTGNMFPARYKNGAFIAFHGKSAELQKGYVVAFIPFKNGKPAGKWEIFADNFAGVDLVQPTGPIQHRPCGLAQGPDGALYVSDDLKGTVYRITYANKK, via the coding sequence ATGAAAAGAAACCTGGGACGGGCTGCGCAGTTAGTAGCGGCATTGGCTTGTGTTGTTGTATTATCGGCTTACCATCATCAAGGTAAAACTGTAAAAATTAAAAAAAGCAAAGAGGCGGTAGCGCTTCAGCTGCCTACCGGTTTTAAAGCTACTGTAGTGGCCGATGATTTAGGGGCGGTACGCCACCTAGTAGTAACCAAACAAGGCGACTTGTATGTAAAATTAACCAAGCTAAAAGATGGGAAAGGCTTGTATCATTTGCGCGATACAGATAAAGACGGCTACCTGGATCAGCAAACGGGCATAGGCAACTATCCGGGTACCGGCATTGCCCTCCAGAATAATTATTTGTATTCTGCTTCTAACACCGGGGTTTACCGGTACCTCCTTAATGCGAAACAAGAAATACTAAAACCGGAGCAACCCGAATCTATTGTGCAGGGCTTGGTGGCTAAAACGCGCGATGTTTCTAAATCGATTACTCTGGATAAACAAGGCAATTTGTACGTAACGGTAGGTTCTTACTCCGATGCTTGCCGCCAAGAAGGTTCCGGCAAAGGCCAAATGCCTTGTCCGTTGTTAGACTCGGTAGGTGGCATTTGGCAGTTTAAAACCGATAAGCCCAACCAAAGTTATGGCAACGCCGTGCATTACGCCACCGGTTTAAAAAACGTAGTAGGCCTGGACTGGAACAGCAACACCAATTCTTTATTTGCCCTGCAGCACGGCCGCGGAGCCATGCACGATTTGTTTCCGCAGTACTATACGCCCGAGCAGGATGCAATTTTGCCCGCCGAAACTTTATATGAATTGCCCAAAGGAGCCGACGGCGGCTGGCCATATATTTATTACGACCACCAGAAAAAGCAAAAAATGCTGGCACCAGAGTACGGGGGCGATGGCCAAAAAACCGGGGGCGAAACAGCTTTGGATCCGCTCGTGGCTTTTCCGGCGCACTTAGCGCCAAATGCGTTATTATTTTACACGGGCAATATGTTTCCGGCCCGTTACAAAAACGGGGCGTTTATTGCTTTTCATGGTAAATCTGCGGAGTTGCAAAAAGGCTATGTGGTAGCTTTTATTCCTTTTAAAAACGGTAAACCTGCGGGCAAATGGGAAATTTTTGCGGATAATTTTGCCGGCGTAGATCTGGTGCAGCCTACCGGCCCAATCCAACACCGCCCTTGTGGTCTGGCTCAGGGGCCCGATGGCGCTTTGTACGTATCCGATGATTTAAAAGGAACCGTTTACCGCATAACTTACGCGAATAAAAAGTAG
- a CDS encoding bifunctional YncE family protein/alkaline phosphatase family protein gives MKTFLKVVIWGLAASSAFKAIAQPTNNPKAAQILLPNGWSLSPVGQSLPLGDLPLNIQLSPSRKLLAVTNNGQSKQTVQLLDPVNEKLLDEKVIAKSWYGLKFSPDSKKLYASGGNDNVVLAYGIQNNKFTTTDTLRLGQAWPEEKIGPTGLELDDARQLLYVVTKENNSLYVFDLKTKTTRHQVDLGHEAYACLLSRDKKTLYITLWGGDKVVIYDTQSNNITGEIATENHPNELVLTKNNKYLFVANANDNSVSVIDTKARKVMETISAALYPTKLTGSTTNALSLSPDEKTLYMANADNNCVAVFNVSVPGKSSSLGFIPTGWYPTNVKTLGKKILVANGKGFSSLPNPGGPQPIKVSDNSGSHTGVTNKQEVQYIGGLFKGTLSFIDRPDEEKLKNYSKQVYANSPFTKQMEVQARGEVGNPVPTKVGEKSPIKYVFYVVKENRTYDQVLGDMKEGNGDSTLCIFPEKVTPNHHALAREFVLLDNFYVDAEVSADGHNWSMAAYATDYTEKTWPTSYGGRGGTYDYEGSRKIAYPRDGYIWDYCQRAGISYRSYGEFAANGKATLKSLQGHTSKKSPGFDMDIKDIERVRIWKQDFDSLLAQNAVPQFNTIRLGNDHTSGQKKGKFTPIAAVADNDLALGQLVEHLSKSSIWAETAIFVLEDDAQNGPDHIDAHRSPAFVISPYTKRNSVNHTMYSTSGMLRTMELILGLPPMSQYDAAALPLFDCFTAQPTLTPYQVKAAQVDLEERNVAWNKSAERSEKFNFTKEDAAPDLDLNEVVWKSVKGEDSVMPAPRRSGFVKLEQKKDDDDD, from the coding sequence ATGAAAACTTTTCTGAAAGTTGTAATTTGGGGTTTAGCCGCCAGTAGTGCTTTTAAGGCTATTGCACAGCCTACTAACAATCCAAAAGCGGCGCAGATTTTATTACCCAATGGTTGGTCGCTTAGCCCGGTAGGCCAGTCTTTGCCCTTAGGTGATTTGCCCTTAAATATTCAATTATCTCCTTCCCGTAAATTGCTGGCCGTTACTAACAACGGGCAAAGCAAACAAACAGTGCAACTCCTGGATCCGGTGAATGAAAAACTACTCGACGAAAAAGTTATTGCGAAATCGTGGTACGGCTTAAAGTTTAGTCCCGATAGTAAAAAATTGTATGCCTCGGGCGGCAACGATAACGTAGTTTTGGCTTATGGCATACAAAATAATAAATTTACTACTACTGATACCTTACGATTAGGCCAAGCCTGGCCAGAAGAAAAGATTGGCCCTACCGGCCTGGAACTCGACGATGCCCGTCAGTTACTGTACGTGGTTACCAAAGAAAATAACAGCCTGTACGTTTTCGACCTGAAAACCAAAACTACCCGGCATCAGGTAGATTTGGGCCACGAAGCTTACGCCTGTTTGCTCTCCCGGGATAAAAAAACTTTGTACATAACACTTTGGGGCGGCGATAAAGTAGTTATCTACGATACGCAGAGCAACAATATAACCGGCGAGATTGCCACTGAAAACCACCCGAACGAGTTAGTTCTTACCAAAAACAACAAATATTTATTTGTAGCCAACGCCAACGATAACTCCGTTTCGGTAATTGATACTAAGGCCCGCAAGGTTATGGAAACTATTTCGGCGGCGCTTTACCCTACCAAACTAACCGGTTCTACTACCAATGCTTTAAGCCTTTCTCCGGATGAGAAAACCTTGTACATGGCCAACGCCGATAATAATTGTGTAGCGGTTTTTAACGTATCGGTACCCGGTAAAAGTTCTTCGTTGGGTTTTATTCCTACGGGTTGGTACCCGACTAACGTAAAAACGCTGGGAAAGAAAATATTGGTAGCCAATGGCAAAGGGTTTTCGTCGTTACCCAATCCGGGTGGGCCGCAACCCATAAAGGTTTCGGATAACAGTGGTTCCCACACGGGCGTTACTAATAAGCAGGAAGTACAATACATTGGTGGTTTATTTAAAGGAACCTTATCTTTTATCGATCGCCCCGACGAAGAAAAATTAAAAAATTACTCCAAGCAGGTTTACGCCAACAGTCCGTTTACCAAGCAAATGGAAGTACAAGCCCGCGGCGAAGTGGGTAACCCGGTGCCCACCAAAGTAGGGGAGAAGTCGCCGATTAAATACGTGTTTTATGTAGTCAAAGAAAACCGCACCTACGACCAGGTTCTCGGCGACATGAAAGAAGGTAACGGCGATTCTACGCTGTGTATTTTTCCGGAGAAAGTAACACCCAACCACCATGCTTTAGCCCGCGAATTCGTATTACTCGATAATTTTTACGTAGATGCCGAAGTTAGCGCCGATGGCCATAATTGGAGCATGGCCGCTTACGCCACCGATTACACCGAAAAAACCTGGCCTACCAGCTACGGCGGCCGGGGCGGTACTTACGATTACGAAGGCAGCCGCAAAATTGCTTACCCGCGCGATGGCTATATCTGGGATTACTGCCAGCGGGCCGGCATTAGTTACCGTAGCTACGGCGAGTTTGCCGCCAATGGTAAAGCTACCTTAAAATCGCTGCAAGGCCACACTAGCAAAAAATCGCCGGGGTTCGATATGGATATTAAAGATATTGAACGGGTACGCATCTGGAAACAAGACTTTGACTCGTTACTGGCCCAAAATGCCGTGCCGCAATTCAACACCATCCGGTTAGGCAACGACCATACCAGCGGCCAGAAAAAAGGTAAATTTACGCCCATTGCTGCCGTAGCCGATAACGATTTAGCCTTGGGACAATTGGTGGAGCATCTTTCTAAAAGTTCTATCTGGGCCGAAACAGCCATTTTTGTGTTAGAAGATGATGCTCAGAATGGTCCGGACCACATAGATGCCCACCGTTCACCGGCTTTTGTGATTAGCCCCTATACCAAGCGCAATTCCGTGAACCATACCATGTACTCTACTTCGGGCATGCTGCGTACCATGGAATTAATTTTAGGCTTGCCGCCCATGAGCCAGTACGATGCCGCTGCTTTGCCGTTGTTTGATTGCTTTACCGCTCAACCCACCCTTACGCCTTACCAGGTAAAAGCCGCCCAGGTAGATTTAGAAGAACGCAACGTAGCTTGGAATAAAAGCGCCGAACGCTCCGAAAAATTTAACTTTACAAAAGAAGATGCCGCCCCGGACCTGGATTTAAACGAAGTGGTCTGGAAATCGGTGAAAGGCGAAGACTCTGTAATGCCGGCGCCCCGCCGCAGTGGGTTTGTAAAGCTGGAACAGAAAAAAGATGACGACGATGATTGA
- a CDS encoding bifunctional helix-turn-helix domain-containing protein/methylated-DNA--[protein]-cysteine S-methyltransferase, with protein sequence MNAQDLLHYNRIAEAIDYIQTNFKSQPNLEEVAEKVHLSPFHFQRVFNEWAGTSPKKFLQYTTVNYAKRLLTENQVTLFDAAYHTGLSSTSRLHDLFVNIEGMTPAEYKNGGKTLTINYSFAATLFGNMIIASTAKGVCYMAFHENEKLSLAALQAKFQNATFRQHQDLVQQNALLFFNHDWTQLNQVKLHLKGTPFQLKVWEALLKIPLGQLATYGSIARQVELPHASRAVGTAIGSNPVAFLIPCHRVIQASGNLGGYMWGTTRKKVIIGWEASRVNALEI encoded by the coding sequence ATGAACGCGCAAGACCTGTTACATTATAACCGCATTGCCGAAGCAATCGATTATATCCAAACCAACTTTAAAAGCCAGCCTAACCTGGAAGAAGTAGCCGAAAAGGTGCATTTAAGTCCTTTTCATTTTCAGCGGGTTTTTAACGAATGGGCCGGCACCAGTCCCAAAAAGTTTTTGCAGTATACTACCGTAAACTATGCCAAAAGATTGCTCACCGAAAACCAGGTTACGCTTTTTGATGCAGCTTACCATACGGGTTTATCCAGCACCAGCCGCCTGCACGATTTATTTGTAAACATCGAAGGCATGACTCCGGCCGAGTATAAAAACGGCGGAAAAACCCTCACGATTAATTACAGCTTTGCGGCAACTTTATTTGGTAATATGATTATTGCTTCCACGGCCAAAGGGGTTTGTTATATGGCTTTCCACGAAAACGAAAAATTGTCTTTGGCGGCACTACAAGCAAAATTCCAGAACGCTACTTTCCGGCAACATCAGGATTTAGTACAGCAAAATGCCTTGTTATTTTTTAACCACGACTGGACCCAACTAAACCAGGTAAAGCTGCATTTAAAAGGCACGCCTTTTCAGTTAAAAGTATGGGAAGCCTTGCTTAAAATACCCCTGGGTCAATTGGCTACGTACGGCTCTATTGCCCGGCAAGTAGAATTGCCTCATGCTTCGCGAGCGGTAGGCACCGCTATTGGCAGCAATCCGGTGGCCTTTTTAATTCCGTGCCACCGGGTTATTCAGGCTTCCGGTAATTTGGGCGGCTATATGTGGGGCACTACCCGCAAAAAAGTTATCATTGGCTGGGAAGCTTCCCGGGTAAATGCGCTTGAGATTTAG
- a CDS encoding BLUF domain-containing protein, whose product MYISTAVISVHEAELQEMLARFRRNNERDNITGMLLYSGEHYVQLIEGEEAALRKLYAKIEKDYLHTNIIKLADGQISHRLFKDWSMGFKGVTEAALTTLPGYINPASPVFLNQLPEPEESASSVLQQFVRNNMMCP is encoded by the coding sequence ATGTACATAAGTACCGCGGTTATTTCTGTACATGAAGCAGAACTGCAGGAAATGTTAGCCCGTTTTCGACGCAACAACGAACGGGACAATATTACCGGCATGTTGTTATACAGCGGCGAACATTATGTGCAATTAATTGAAGGAGAAGAAGCTGCTTTAAGAAAGCTATATGCTAAAATAGAAAAAGATTATTTACATACGAACATTATTAAACTAGCCGACGGCCAGATCAGCCACCGCTTGTTTAAAGATTGGAGTATGGGATTTAAAGGAGTGACCGAAGCAGCCTTAACCACTCTACCGGGTTATATTAATCCGGCTAGCCCGGTTTTTCTGAACCAACTGCCGGAGCCAGAAGAATCTGCTTCATCGGTATTACAGCAATTTGTGCGGAATAATATGATGTGCCCCTAG